The genomic region ACCCGGCGCGAGAAGGAGTTCCTCATCGAGTCCGCCGGGATCGACTACCTTCTGGAGATCCCCTTCGACCGGGAGTTCGCCGCCGTTTCCGCCGCGGATTTCGTGCAGAAGGTGCTGGTCGACGCCATAGGGGTCGAGCGCCTCGTCATCGGCTACGATTACGCCTTTGGCCGCGGCAGGGAAGGGGACGTGCAACTGCTGCGCGAGATGGGTAAGCGCCACGGCTACAGTGTCGAGGTGCTGGAGCCCATCTCCAACGGCGCCACGGTTTACAGCTCCACCAAGGTGAGGGGCATGGTGAGCGCGGGGGATGTGGAGGGGGTGGTCGGCGTCCTGGGACGGCACTACGCCATCACCGGCACCGTGGTCCACGGCCACCAGCGCGGCCGGGGGCTCGGCTTTCCCACCGCGAACCTCGCCACCGAGAAGGACCTCCTTCCCGCCGGGGGGGTCTACGCCGTGAAGGTCTGCATCGGGAGCGAGCTTCTGGACGGCGCCTGCAACATCGGGACGAACCCCACCTTCGGCGACGGAAGCCTTTCGCTGGAGGTGTTCCTCTTCGACGTCGACCGCGACCTTTACGGTCGCGAGATCACCGTGTTCTTCATCGCGAGGCTTCGGGAGGAGCGACGCTTCGACGGGCTCGAGGCGCTCAAAGAGCAGATCGCGCTGGACGTAACGCGCTGCCGGGAGATCCTTGAGGACGCTGAGCCCGTGGGGGCCGGAGACTGGGGCCCCCTTAAGTGTAGTAAGTAAGAGACAGCCGCCGCTAAGAGGAACCAACTTGTTCAAGGAAAAACCAGATAAAAAGCTCTTGGTCG from Citrifermentans bremense harbors:
- a CDS encoding bifunctional riboflavin kinase/FAD synthetase; the encoded protein is MVIFRSISDIKEKLRHPAVTIGNFDGVHLGHREIFRRVRERAEEMGGVSVVVTFVPHPLKVVPSHKEVRLITTRREKEFLIESAGIDYLLEIPFDREFAAVSAADFVQKVLVDAIGVERLVIGYDYAFGRGREGDVQLLREMGKRHGYSVEVLEPISNGATVYSSTKVRGMVSAGDVEGVVGVLGRHYAITGTVVHGHQRGRGLGFPTANLATEKDLLPAGGVYAVKVCIGSELLDGACNIGTNPTFGDGSLSLEVFLFDVDRDLYGREITVFFIARLREERRFDGLEALKEQIALDVTRCREILEDAEPVGAGDWGPLKCSK